The Oncorhynchus masou masou isolate Uvic2021 unplaced genomic scaffold, UVic_Omas_1.1 unplaced_scaffold_1110, whole genome shotgun sequence genome window below encodes:
- the LOC135529159 gene encoding uncharacterized protein LOC135529159: protein MVKDQQELTQTTQSSDMVSGTSLLTTGQVSEKRIWSVARNIYYSLQSKITEFLRKDLQRSDTTLGSIQIFTYQSSPASQRASLGHLEVNQSSVTPGGNDACVDIPHKLLPKTTELSGSMLEDIDTIRCRSADSQNTRNTSSSRSSISLTPTSKLRQSKWHFALPGTPIPTEFPAQIDFPIVRNTIIEDFFHTEDLLPVTFVDKVRQAAGVVVDIMVESVENTQEDGQGASHLDDLRSAVRKLRKIISTWTIHIFSHELVDKVIALQDSHSTPQVLTLEAAKSASDSILSRLKWGKEQCAISKELSSQLLQIFAEETVKGFLRQWSDEYENINFDVSVQNDPKTSTCMVILQMITKATAKCYFESATSVATSDIVEGVFDLERDTISSTGEQVLTFNTKGSKKVSKNLCPQESLEYQPQNISPTVYFTETMTTSHGSFSPEGIYDIASSFPLEEKSRKPSLFTRLSRSITKGFLSPFKSSRKTKLFK from the exons ATGGTGAAAGACCAGCAGGAGCTCACCCAGACCACCCAATCATCTGACATGGTATCTGGAACCTCCCTGCTCACCACTGGACAGGTTTCTGAGAAAAGGATCTGGTCTGTTGCTCGTAACatctactacagtctgcaaagtaAGATTACGGAGTTTCTCAGAAAAGATCTTCAAAGATCAGACACAACACTTGGTTCAATCCAAATCTTTACATATCAAAGTAGTCCTGCATCACAAAGAGCAAGTCTCGGCCATCTTGAGGTCAACCAGAGCAGTGTTACACCTGGTGGAAACGATGCCTGTGTGGACATTCCGCACAAATTACTACCTAAAACCACTGAGCTCTCAGGATCCATGCTGGAGGATATTGACACGATCCGTTGTAGGAGTGCTGACAGCCAAAATACAAGAAATACCTCTTCTTCacgctcctccatctctctaacaCCTACTTCAAAATTAAGGCAGTCGAAATGGCACTTTGCCTTACCCGGGACTCCCATCCCCACTGAGTTTCCTGCTCAGATTGACTTTCCCATtgttagaaacacaatcattgagGACTTCTTTCACACAGAGGACTTACTTCCTGTAACCTTTGTGGACAAAGTCAGGCAAGCTGCTGGGGTGGTAGTGGACATTATGGTGGAAAGTGTTGAGAACACACAGGAAGATGGACAGGGTGCTTCACATCTTGACGACCTCCGATCTGCTGTTAGGAAATTGAGAAAAATCATTTCCACTTGGACCATCCACATTTTCAGCCATGAATTGGTGGATAAAGTGATAGCCCTTCAGGACAGCCACAGCACTCCACAGGTCTTAACATTGGAAGCAGCCAAAAGTGCTTCAGACTCCATTCTTTCAAGGCTGAAATGGGGAAAGGAACAATGTGCCATATCCAAGGAGCTCTCCTCTCAGCTTCTCCAGATATTTGCTGAAGAGACAGTGAAGGGCTTCCTGAGACAGTGGTCAGATGAGTATGAAAATATAAACTTTGATGTTTCAGTCCAGAACGATCCAAAGACTTCTACTTGCATGGTCATTCTTCAAATGATCACCAAAGCCACTGCTAAATGTTATTTTGAGTCCGCTACCAGCGTGGCCACCAGTGACATTGTAGAAGGCGTGTTTGATTTGGAAAGGGATACCATCAGCAGTACTGGAGAGCAGGTCCTCACCTTTAACACAAAG GGTTCCAAGAAAGTTAGTAAGAACCTCTGTCCTCAAGAGTCTCTGGagtaccagcctcagaacatttcCCCTACTGTGTACTTTACAG AGACGATGACAACATCTCATGGCTCCTTTTCTCCAGAGGGAATTTATGATATCGCATCGTCCTTCCCACTTGAAGAGAAGAGTCGCAAACCCTCCCTTTTCACCAGATTGTCTAGATCCATCACGAAAGGCTTTCTCAGCCCATTCAAATCTTCAAGGAAAACCAAATTATTTAAATAA